In Lolium rigidum isolate FL_2022 chromosome 3, APGP_CSIRO_Lrig_0.1, whole genome shotgun sequence, the genomic window TATACTCTCCACATTTACAGTAGCACCAAACAAGCGTACTCCCAATTTgaagattctcttgaatggaattctTTATTATATGTGCATGCAGTTCCTTACCCAGACAGAGAGATCGTATAGAGCCACATGCACTAAGAAGACCAACAATGGTGAGGTTGTTAACAGACACTTGGCGCATCTTCATCTGTCGAAACAACAAGATAGCCTTTTCACCATGGCCACTTTGCGCATAGCCAGAAATCAGAGAAGTCCATGTAATGGTGTTTCTTCTGGGCATCATATCAAACACTGCCTGGGCATCAAACACTTCTCCGTTTCTGGCATACATGGTAACAAGAGCGCTGCCGACATGGATGTCATCTTTGTACAATTTCTTCACAACGGCACCATGCAGCTGCTTCCCGCATCGTAAAGCCTTCTCTTCTGCGCAAGCCTTGAGGATGCTGCACACAGTGAACTCATTAGGGAGAAACCCTTCCGAGACCATCTCTGGAAACATCTGAAGGGCTTTATCCCCGCGCCCCTGCTGCACATAAGCCGTGATCATTGTTGTCCACGAGATGACATCCCGGGAGGCCATCTTGTCAAACATCATCAAAGCACTGGCAAGATCACCGCACTGAGCATAGAAGTGTACAAGGGCACTGTCAACTATCACATTTCCCCACCTTCCTTTCACAACGCAGCAGTGGACCTGCCGCCCCAGCTTAGCATTGCGCTGTCCGCCGCAAGACTTCAACAGGCAAACGAAACTCAAGCTGTTACCGCGCACTCCACTGCGTACCATATCCAGGAAAAGCCTGACGACCTCAGTGTAGTCGCCTGATTTCTGATACCCATTCATCATAGCGGTCCACGACACCACGCTCCTCTCGGGCATTCCATCGAACACCTTCCTCGCGTCTGAAATCTCGCTGAACCTCACGTAGGAGCTAATCAAATTATTGGCCACAATAATCCCAGGAGCATCAGGAGACCGCACGGCAACCCCGTGCACTTTCCGGACATCAGCCACGCTGCCGCAAGAAGGTAACCTTGAGGCCAGCGCATCTACGTCCGGGGAACCTGCCGAGTCCGCCTCAGGGTTTTGCTCCTCCGGAGGGCAGTAGCCATCAGCTGGGTGCGTGTCGGGACGGAAGGATTGTACCTTAGCCCGGGAAGATTGCGCCCTGGAGTATTGGTGCTCGACCTTCTTATTGCTCTTGTGCTCGCCGGAGCTGCGCACCCTCCGCGGGAAGCTGCTCGGCTGGAATGGTGGGAGGGTTCCTGGGGGCGAGAGAGAGCAACAGAACAGCATCTGGATTCCTCAACCCCGCTCCGGCGCGCGGTTGAACCGGAGAGCTAGAAGAGGAGCGAGGAGAAGACACCAGCAGGCACGGAGTGGTGCTCCCGGTGGTCCCCCCGGCCTGCTCCGGGAGGCGACGAGCAAGCGGCGGAGGGCCGCAAAGCGAGATGGGTTGAGTGGAGATGGGGAGGCTCGGGTTGCTGAAGGTGCTGTTCGGCGTCGCTCGCTCCGGCGGCCGGCGAGTGGCGTCGGAATTCTGGGGGTGGATGGGTTTTTGGTTTTATTTTTGGTGGATTTTGGACTTGTCGAGCGAGTGGATCAGGGTTTAagagttttgtttttttttctctttattATAAATCCGTCTTATTTCTCATGAGTGAAGATGACGCTGTTGACCCACGCGGCagagcaaaaagccaaaaacgctGACCCTCCCTCACTCGACCGAGTACTACCGCTCCGCCAATGGAACCATGTTGTTTTTGGAAAGGGGGACTCCTACCAgacgtttagagcatctccaagccGTTGGGCTCCTCACGATCGAAACTCGGCGCTATTTAGCACCGATGGATGTAAAGTTTAGTCCGGGGAGACCCATTTTCCCAGCGATGAATTCAGGATGGATGAAATATTTTCGACAAATAAtagcgaattcagacaaaataagacgaaatttgttcaaacataggcgaaatttaaagatatttaacatatataggcgagttaCATATATAAGCCAAATTCGTAATATATCTGAATTCGGCCACAACCACATTTTAGGGCTAGTTTCCTAGGCTCGTTTGCTTGCAGCCATTCCCTAGGGGTTCTGCGGCCTTTCCCTAGCCCAGGAAACCCCGGGCTGAATTGGCCCGGGTCAAGGTACCGTGCTGTTTGGCTTCCCACGAGGGGAGGAAGCCCGGCCCTTCCGCGTCTGTTCCCTAGGCGTCCGTTCCGTGAGTCGAGAGTTGTGGAACTCAGTCCCCGTCTGGCTCTCGCGACAGGGAGGCGGCGCTCCTTCCTCCGGCGGCGACCGGACGAGATCCATCTACCTCTCGCATCTCCCATCTCCAATCTCCCCTCTCCAAGATCTGCTCCGGTGGCGACCGGACGAGAGCTGGGatcgagtcctcctcctcgtccaagaTCTGATCGCCTTCCTTGTCGCCGGCTCAATCTCCTGCTGAAGGTTTTCCCTCTCCTGCTTCTCCCTCTCCCCCTTGTCTTTCTCCTCAGCTCCGACGACGATGGGCTAGCTTGCTGCTGGCgcggagttgacgtgggagttagaaatctttgtggagtaacttttcttcagatccccggcaacggcgccagaaattttcttgatgtgtgtagttgacacgtccgttgggaaccccaagaggaaggtgtgatgcgcacagcggcaagtttcccttagtaagaaaccaaggtttaatcgaaccagtaggagtcaagaagcacgttgaaggttgatggcggcgggatgtagtgcggcgcaacaccggagattccggcgccaacgtggaacccgcacaacacaaccaaagtactttgccccaacgaaacagtgaggttgtcaatctcaccggcttgctgtaacaaaggattaaccgtattgtgtggaagatgattgtttgcgagagaaaatagtaaaacaagtattgcagcagatttgtatttcagtattaaagaatggaccggggtccacagttcactagaggtgtctctcccataagataaaagcatgttgggtgaacaaattacggtcgggcaattgacaaatagagagggcataacaatgcacatacatgacatgataagtatagtgagatttaattgggcattacgacaaagtacatagaccgccatccaactgcatctatgcctaaaaagtccaccttcgggttatcatccgaacccctccggtattaagttgctaacaacggacaattgcattaagtatggtgcgtaatgtaatcaacaactacatcctcggacatagcgtcaatgttttatccctagtggcaacagcacaacacaaccttagaactttacgtcactctgtcccaggtgtcaatgcgggcatgaacccactatcgagcataaatactccctcttggagttaaaagcaaaaacttggccagagcctctactagtaacggagagcatgcaagatcataaacaacacatatgtaataacttgataattaacatgacatggtattctctatccatcggatcccgacaaacataacatagagtattacagatagatgatcttgatcatgttaggcagctcacaagatccaacaatgaagcacaatgaggagaagacaaccatctagctactgctatggacccatagtccaggggtgaactactcactcatcactccggaggcgaccatggcggtgtagagtcctccgggagatgaatcccctctcggcgaggtgccggaggagatctccggaatccccgagatgggatcggcggcggcggcgtctcggtagggttttccgtatcgtggtttttcgcatcggggttttcgcgacggaggctttaagtaggcggaagggcagagtcggggcccgacgaggggccacaccatagggcggcgcgggccccccttggccgcgccgccatgtggtgtcgccacctcgtggccccacttcgtatgttcttcggtcttccggaagctccgtggaaaaataggcccctgggtcttcgtttcgtccaattccgagaatatttcgttactaggatttcgaaaccaaaaacagcgagaaaacgagagctggcacttcggcatcttgttaataggttagttccgagaaaatgcacgaatatgacataaagtgtgcataaaacatgtaggtatcatcaataatatggcatagaacataagaaattatcgatacgtcggagacgtatcaagcatccccaagcttagttctgctcgtcccgagcgagtaaaacgataacaaagataat contains:
- the LOC124699667 gene encoding pentatricopeptide repeat-containing protein At4g18520, chloroplastic-like, with the translated sequence MLFCCSLSPPGTLPPFQPSSFPRRVRSSGEHKSNKKVEHQYSRAQSSRAKVQSFRPDTHPADGYCPPEEQNPEADSAGSPDVDALASRLPSCGSVADVRKVHGVAVRSPDAPGIIVANNLISSYVRFSEISDARKVFDGMPERSVVSWTAMMNGYQKSGDYTEVVRLFLDMVRSGVRGNSLSFVCLLKSCGGQRNAKLGRQVHCCVVKGRWGNVIVDSALVHFYAQCGDLASALMMFDKMASRDVISWTTMITAYVQQGRGDKALQMFPEMVSEGFLPNEFTVCSILKACAEEKALRCGKQLHGAVVKKLYKDDIHVGSALVTMYARNGEVFDAQAVFDMMPRRNTITWTSLISGYAQSGHGEKAILLFRQMKMRQVSVNNLTIVGLLSACGSIRSLCLGKELHAHIIKNSIQENLQIGSTLVWCYCKCGEYTYAARILEEMPDRDAISWTAMISGYNSVGHSAEALKSLDDMLWDGVIPNTYTYSSALKACAKLEALRDGRRIHGVVNKTPALSDVFVGSSLIEMYMRCGKVDEARQVFDAMPEHNLVTWKVIITGFAQNGLCEEAFKYMYLMQQEGHTVDDFMLSKVLTSCGNLDWESDDISLSGSTTGSVG